In one Flammeovirga yaeyamensis genomic region, the following are encoded:
- a CDS encoding GH39 family glycosyl hydrolase gives MRTTILILSLMYSFVLTAQDKAKVTFDPSTKMSYDGVTKFERKNFINVHTTYEHIPQQFRKELYEELGVSDGRSFGLGTPSNKLSGTNHKHPGTFSEKALKAEMKEIAANSTPRKFEDEIIVTSHPGSYFPVGEFVLEKKKEQLVGIPAIEEYFQQRLRESTYRKGYIEILNEPFVHDRDMHTSVDTIIDMFKYTAKAIHQKYPQAKVGGPGHAWPAYELNDFQIWKERMGKFIEVAGNDMDFLSVHLYSTYYDDKASYRAGANAEAILDMIEAKSLQVTGTIKPLVISEYGSGFKKGTNIVQAYYKERDWYVIHGVNSKMMQFMNRPHRIVKSVPFICGRADWYDNEHPYPWVLFHKKNNEYQKTELIKFYQFWKDVKGEYVFIQSDHADVQTVGFREGNKVFICLDNLEDKTIDVDLAGTGFKHQKAELRRIYSEGNGPILSQQPISDISKITLSSDETAILILELNDDTDEFSSTIKLTEQYHPETIQKIGQQEKEYQFDVNPDELVFVDLHLGIARPIAEDFLPIVKLNGQKISVSRNQMGRTQDFKELTFENALEPKIKRPQQQNFFGVHKIALPKALLKEKNVLSLSFEKGEGFISTVKVVQGHQSEMNQ, from the coding sequence ATGAGAACAACTATACTAATTTTATCATTGATGTATTCTTTTGTGCTTACGGCACAGGATAAAGCAAAAGTAACCTTCGATCCATCGACAAAAATGTCTTATGATGGGGTAACAAAGTTTGAGCGTAAAAACTTTATCAATGTTCACACTACTTATGAGCATATCCCTCAGCAATTTAGAAAGGAGTTGTACGAAGAGTTAGGCGTATCCGATGGTCGATCATTTGGCTTAGGGACACCATCAAATAAATTGAGTGGAACCAACCATAAACACCCTGGAACGTTTTCAGAAAAAGCTTTAAAAGCTGAGATGAAGGAAATAGCTGCCAATTCAACTCCAAGAAAGTTCGAAGATGAAATCATTGTCACTTCTCACCCTGGATCTTATTTCCCTGTAGGTGAATTTGTATTGGAGAAGAAGAAGGAACAATTGGTAGGAATTCCTGCTATTGAAGAATATTTTCAACAAAGATTAAGAGAGTCAACGTACAGAAAAGGGTATATCGAAATATTGAATGAACCCTTTGTACACGATAGAGATATGCATACTTCGGTAGATACAATTATCGATATGTTTAAATATACAGCAAAAGCGATTCATCAAAAGTACCCTCAAGCAAAGGTGGGTGGTCCCGGACATGCTTGGCCAGCCTATGAGTTAAACGACTTTCAGATTTGGAAGGAGCGAATGGGTAAATTCATTGAGGTTGCAGGAAATGATATGGACTTTCTATCGGTTCACCTTTACTCAACGTATTATGACGATAAAGCAAGTTACCGAGCGGGTGCCAATGCAGAGGCCATACTTGATATGATTGAAGCTAAGTCATTACAAGTTACAGGTACTATTAAGCCATTAGTGATTTCAGAATATGGTTCTGGTTTTAAAAAAGGGACCAACATTGTACAAGCTTATTACAAAGAAAGAGATTGGTATGTGATTCATGGAGTGAACTCTAAAATGATGCAATTTATGAATCGACCTCATCGAATTGTAAAATCCGTTCCTTTTATATGTGGTAGAGCCGATTGGTACGATAATGAGCATCCATACCCTTGGGTACTTTTCCACAAGAAAAATAATGAATATCAGAAAACGGAATTGATTAAGTTTTATCAGTTCTGGAAAGATGTAAAAGGAGAGTATGTATTTATTCAATCGGACCATGCCGATGTTCAGACAGTAGGATTTAGAGAAGGCAACAAAGTTTTTATCTGTTTGGATAATCTAGAAGATAAAACGATCGATGTTGACTTAGCAGGAACAGGATTTAAACATCAAAAAGCTGAATTAAGAAGAATTTATAGCGAAGGGAATGGACCAATTTTATCTCAGCAGCCTATAAGTGATATATCAAAAATTACCTTGAGCTCTGATGAAACCGCCATTTTGATTTTGGAGCTAAATGATGATACTGATGAATTTTCATCCACTATTAAGTTGACTGAGCAATACCATCCGGAAACCATTCAAAAAATCGGGCAACAAGAAAAAGAATATCAATTTGATGTAAACCCAGACGAATTGGTTTTTGTCGATCTTCATTTGGGTATTGCTAGACCTATCGCAGAAGACTTTTTACCTATCGTGAAATTAAATGGTCAAAAAATTTCGGTCAGTAGAAACCAGATGGGTCGAACACAAGATTTTAAAGAACTTACTTTTGAGAATGCATTGGAACCTAAGATTAAAAGACCGCAACAGCAAAACTTCTTTGGGGTACACAAAATAGCTTTGCCTAAAGCACTTTTGAAGGAAAAAAATGTGCTATCTCTTTCTTTTGAAAAGGGTGAAGGGTTTATATCTACGGTGAAGGTGGTGCAGGGGCATCAGAGTGAAATGAACCAGTAA
- a CDS encoding T9SS type A sorting domain-containing protein, protein MKRFFLLFISLIPAHLFAQNIIDVNIDVKHSIEGFSEFDRDKYVTIHAGMREGDWDNAASDPTDIRNDLLNNKNVFLGRDTGHISWILRGVAKQDPNRPGFADTTFLAQEAVSYRNKYSTYSDYAHKNKSWVLGAQLHPFWPDGQKTNLGWALSQTDTEEEPLGTATGEYIAHYIKEFYKDQNEEETPKYFEVINEPVWHLVDYGSTDIKKIFEFHNTVAREIRKVNGDKVEIGGYTTAFPNFEEQNFKRWEDRWNTFMDMCGEEMDFWSIHIYDFASINGGKEMLRKGSNLEATMDMMEHASWNKFDEVKPVMISEYGGQAHDFFKQPWTPERDWYLMRSMSSQTMTFLDRPQAINKVIPFWVLKAEWGRDSEGYPYLHRLLRQNDELEGSTGKHWVYGEVIKYYDLWKDVQGTRVDHLSNNLDIQTDAYLDGNVLYLIINNLNQNDEIIRPNIIGSDTNPITSVEVRHLFAIDDIPQITNNVFNEVPESFSLGSEGTLILAYTFQNEVTIDQSSTESKYFATTYYQEIAGGTPLEFSIPNVTVEEEGEAVLRIGIGRDHGKSLFPKIKVNGTEVDVPNNYRGDDQKDKDRFFGVLEVPVPYELIESSNNVSVEFSDAAGHISSVSLRVYNFSRPIERSFDGIDPPTGILPEEVSLIKMYPNPSNGQEVNVLTPKAATYIRVFDIIGNNVFEINQPESEFKIPSNVLKRGMHLVQFNFDGVVVTKKLLVN, encoded by the coding sequence ATGAAAAGATTTTTTTTACTATTCATCAGTTTAATACCAGCACATTTATTTGCACAAAACATCATTGATGTAAATATAGATGTAAAACACTCGATTGAGGGTTTCTCTGAATTTGACAGAGATAAGTATGTGACTATTCACGCTGGCATGCGTGAAGGGGATTGGGACAATGCAGCCTCAGATCCTACGGACATCAGAAATGACTTATTAAATAATAAGAACGTATTTTTAGGTAGAGATACCGGACATATCTCATGGATATTAAGAGGTGTGGCTAAACAAGATCCTAATCGCCCAGGTTTTGCCGATACTACCTTTTTGGCACAAGAAGCCGTAAGCTACAGAAATAAATATAGTACCTACAGCGACTATGCTCACAAAAATAAGTCGTGGGTTTTAGGTGCACAACTACATCCATTTTGGCCTGACGGTCAGAAAACCAATTTAGGTTGGGCGTTATCTCAAACAGATACAGAAGAGGAGCCTTTAGGAACTGCGACAGGTGAGTATATCGCTCATTACATCAAAGAGTTTTATAAAGACCAAAACGAAGAGGAAACACCTAAGTATTTTGAGGTGATCAACGAACCGGTGTGGCACTTGGTGGATTATGGAAGCACAGATATCAAAAAGATATTCGAGTTCCATAACACTGTGGCAAGAGAGATTCGTAAAGTAAATGGCGATAAAGTTGAAATCGGTGGATACACCACTGCTTTCCCTAATTTTGAAGAGCAAAACTTTAAACGTTGGGAAGACCGTTGGAATACATTTATGGATATGTGTGGAGAGGAAATGGATTTCTGGTCGATTCACATCTATGATTTTGCTTCTATTAATGGTGGAAAAGAAATGCTTCGTAAAGGAAGTAACTTGGAGGCAACGATGGACATGATGGAACATGCCTCTTGGAATAAGTTTGATGAAGTGAAGCCTGTGATGATCTCAGAATATGGCGGACAAGCGCACGACTTCTTTAAACAACCTTGGACTCCAGAAAGAGATTGGTATCTGATGCGTTCAATGTCATCTCAGACTATGACGTTTTTAGATCGTCCTCAAGCGATTAATAAAGTGATTCCTTTCTGGGTATTGAAAGCAGAATGGGGTAGAGATTCCGAAGGTTACCCTTATTTACACCGTTTACTTCGTCAGAATGATGAGTTGGAAGGATCAACTGGCAAACATTGGGTGTACGGAGAAGTAATTAAATACTACGATCTATGGAAAGATGTTCAAGGAACAAGAGTCGATCATTTATCAAATAATTTGGACATACAGACGGATGCCTACTTAGATGGCAATGTGTTGTATTTGATCATCAATAACTTGAATCAAAATGATGAAATTATACGACCTAATATCATTGGATCAGATACGAATCCGATCACTTCAGTAGAAGTTCGACATTTGTTTGCCATTGACGATATTCCACAGATCACAAATAATGTCTTTAATGAGGTGCCAGAATCATTTTCTTTAGGAAGTGAAGGTACTTTGATTCTTGCTTATACTTTCCAAAATGAAGTAACCATTGATCAATCATCGACAGAGTCGAAATACTTTGCCACTACTTATTACCAAGAGATTGCTGGAGGGACGCCTTTAGAGTTTTCGATTCCGAATGTAACAGTAGAAGAGGAAGGTGAAGCCGTATTGAGAATTGGTATAGGTAGAGATCATGGGAAGTCGCTTTTCCCTAAGATTAAGGTGAACGGAACAGAAGTGGATGTGCCTAATAATTATAGAGGAGACGATCAGAAAGACAAGGATAGATTCTTCGGAGTTTTAGAAGTTCCTGTACCTTATGAATTGATCGAATCAAGCAATAATGTAAGTGTTGAATTTTCTGATGCAGCGGGTCACATCAGTAGTGTCTCTTTGAGGGTGTATAATTTTAGTAGACCTATCGAAAGATCTTTTGATGGCATTGATCCTCCAACGGGAATTCTTCCAGAGGAAGTATCATTAATTAAAATGTATCCGAATCCGTCAAATGGTCAGGAGGTAAATGTACTTACTCCAAAAGCAGCTACTTATATTAGAGTATTTGATATTATTGGAAACAATGTATTTGAAATAAATCAGCCAGAAAGTGAATTTAAAATACCATCAAATGTATTGAAAAGAGGAATGCATTTGGTACAATTTAACTTTGATGGTGTGGTGGTCACTAAGAAATTGCTAGTGAACTAG